The following are encoded in a window of Natronoarchaeum philippinense genomic DNA:
- a CDS encoding DUF7470 family protein, translated as MLKRLGATGIVGLLAILGGIALIASESLVVAGGIALVLAGIGLIVRALVTSLINSMGMGGMF; from the coding sequence ATGCTCAAACGACTCGGTGCGACCGGTATCGTCGGCCTGCTTGCGATCCTCGGCGGTATCGCGCTCATCGCCTCCGAAAGTCTCGTCGTCGCCGGCGGCATCGCGCTGGTGCTCGCTGGGATCGGACTGATCGTTCGCGCGCTCGTCACCAGCCTCATCAACTCGATGGGTATGGGTGGCATGTTCTGA
- the samp2 gene encoding ubiquitin-like small modifier protein SAMP2, giving the protein MQVIVDVKGEDTHEVDLSEPTYADLLSAVDLSPHEASVLVDGSPVPEDQPVESDRVTVLRLIKGG; this is encoded by the coding sequence ATGCAGGTTATCGTGGACGTCAAGGGCGAGGACACCCACGAGGTCGATCTCTCGGAACCGACCTACGCCGACCTCCTGTCGGCGGTCGATCTGAGTCCGCACGAGGCGTCGGTACTGGTCGACGGGAGTCCGGTGCCCGAGGACCAGCCCGTCGAGAGCGACCGGGTGACTGTTCTGCGGCTCATCAAGGGCGGATAG
- a CDS encoding TspO/MBR family protein, with protein sequence MSHTEQTGRFGLSDLDARNLLALAGFIVGVNAVGAAPSVVAGADTSWIEEPWFFPPTIAFPIVWTLLFTLMGVALFLVWRRGTDRRAVKIALGAFGVQMALNVAWTPAFFGLQMPGLGLAIIAALWVAIVGTIAAFDRVDRRAAALLVPYLAWVTFAAVLNYAVWQGSA encoded by the coding sequence ATGAGCCACACCGAACAGACGGGGCGCTTCGGCCTCTCTGATCTCGACGCACGCAACCTGCTCGCCCTCGCGGGATTCATCGTCGGCGTCAACGCGGTCGGCGCGGCGCCGTCGGTCGTCGCCGGCGCCGACACCTCGTGGATCGAAGAACCGTGGTTCTTCCCGCCGACGATCGCCTTTCCGATCGTCTGGACGCTGCTGTTTACCCTCATGGGCGTCGCGCTCTTTCTGGTCTGGCGCCGCGGCACGGACCGACGCGCCGTCAAGATCGCGCTGGGCGCCTTCGGCGTCCAGATGGCGCTGAACGTCGCGTGGACGCCGGCGTTTTTCGGCCTACAGATGCCGGGACTCGGGCTGGCGATCATCGCCGCGCTCTGGGTCGCCATCGTCGGGACGATCGCGGCGTTTGATCGGGTGGACCGGCGCGCAGCGGCGCTGCTGGTGCCCTATCTGGCGTGGGTGACGTTCGCGGCGGTGCTGAACTACGCGGTCTGGCAGGGGAGCGCGTGA
- the eif1A gene encoding translation initiation factor eIF-1A, with translation MSDGRNDLRMPEGDEVFAEVTNMLGANRVKVRCADGTERTARIPGKMQKRIWIREDDVVLVEPWDWQDEKADITWRYDKQDADQLRDEGHIQ, from the coding sequence ATGAGCGACGGCCGCAACGACCTCCGGATGCCAGAGGGAGACGAGGTGTTCGCCGAGGTCACGAACATGCTCGGAGCGAATCGCGTCAAGGTACGCTGCGCCGACGGCACCGAACGCACCGCACGGATCCCCGGCAAGATGCAAAAACGCATCTGGATCCGGGAAGACGACGTCGTGCTCGTCGAGCCGTGGGACTGGCAGGACGAGAAGGCCGACATCACGTGGCGCTACGACAAACAGGACGCCGACCAGCTGCGCGACGAAGGACACATCCAGTAA
- a CDS encoding alpha/beta fold hydrolase codes for MQTTTTDDGTSIEYERRGDGRPLILLHGGMAPRQYWEPVVPHFEEYAAVIPQRPGFGTCLDDPAETSAADIVDREAEYVRALVDAVEGQPILLGHSFGALTAFEAATDAPIEAVVGYEPAVLPEDYRGQADLADRMQALLDEGDRREAIKRYVEQVLHPDGIDDLDAWLAEWPVWPECVDLAEEVVRMNRAVERYRLPDRLDVEASALVLTGTDGPAFLRESARAVHEALPHSRFVEFDGVSHSGPAEAPATVAAAVESFLATRR; via the coding sequence ATGCAGACAACGACCACTGACGACGGAACGAGCATCGAGTACGAACGACGCGGCGACGGACGCCCGCTAATCTTGCTCCACGGCGGGATGGCGCCCCGGCAGTACTGGGAGCCGGTCGTTCCTCACTTCGAGGAGTACGCCGCCGTGATCCCGCAGCGTCCCGGCTTCGGGACTTGCCTCGACGACCCAGCGGAGACGAGCGCGGCCGACATCGTCGACCGCGAGGCCGAGTACGTTCGCGCGCTCGTCGACGCCGTCGAGGGGCAGCCGATCCTGCTGGGTCACTCGTTCGGCGCGCTCACCGCGTTCGAGGCCGCGACGGACGCGCCGATCGAAGCCGTCGTCGGCTACGAACCCGCCGTTCTCCCCGAGGACTATCGCGGGCAGGCAGACCTAGCCGACCGGATGCAAGCACTTCTCGACGAGGGCGACCGCCGCGAAGCGATCAAACGCTACGTCGAGCAGGTTCTCCACCCGGACGGAATCGACGACCTCGACGCGTGGCTCGCCGAGTGGCCGGTCTGGCCGGAGTGTGTCGACCTCGCCGAGGAGGTCGTCCGGATGAACCGCGCTGTCGAGCGCTACCGGCTTCCCGATCGGCTGGATGTCGAGGCGTCGGCGCTCGTCCTGACCGGCACGGACGGTCCGGCGTTCCTCCGCGAGAGCGCCCGCGCCGTCCACGAGGCACTCCCCCACAGCCGCTTCGTCGAGTTCGACGGCGTCAGTCACAGCGGCCCAGCCGAAGCGCCGGCAACGGTTGCAGCAGCGGTCGAATCGTTCCTCGCCACCCGACGGTAG
- a CDS encoding replication factor C small subunit, with protein sequence MSDAEGAPAGGRQDVWTEKYRPQTLDEIVGQDGITERLQSYIERDDLPNLLFAGEAGIGKTTAATAIAREIYGDDWEQNFLELNASDERGIDVVRGRIKDFARSSFGGEVQGYSYRIIFLDEADALTSDAQSALRRTMEQFSNSTRFILSCNYSSQIIDPIQSRCAVFRFAPLADDAVEKQVRKVAAEEEIDLTQDGVDALAYAADGDMRKAINALQAAAVMGETVDEETVFKITSTARPEEVETMIQTAIDGDFVAARSKLRELLVDKGIAGGDVIDQLHRSVWDLDIDDDAAVRLMDRVGEADYRITEGANERVQLEAMLASLALEAGDQ encoded by the coding sequence ATGAGCGACGCCGAGGGAGCGCCGGCGGGTGGGCGACAGGACGTCTGGACCGAGAAGTATCGACCCCAGACCCTCGACGAGATCGTCGGGCAGGACGGGATCACCGAGCGCCTCCAGAGCTACATCGAGCGCGACGACCTGCCCAACCTCTTGTTTGCCGGCGAGGCGGGGATCGGGAAAACCACTGCGGCCACGGCCATCGCCCGCGAGATCTACGGCGACGACTGGGAGCAGAACTTCCTCGAACTCAACGCCTCCGACGAGCGCGGGATCGACGTGGTTCGCGGTCGGATCAAGGACTTCGCGCGATCGAGCTTCGGCGGCGAGGTGCAGGGCTACAGCTACCGCATCATCTTCTTGGACGAGGCCGACGCGCTGACCAGCGACGCCCAGTCGGCGCTGCGCCGGACGATGGAGCAGTTCTCGAACAGCACGCGCTTTATCCTCTCGTGTAACTACTCCAGCCAGATCATCGATCCGATCCAGTCGCGCTGTGCCGTCTTTCGGTTCGCGCCGCTTGCCGACGACGCCGTCGAGAAACAGGTCCGAAAAGTCGCCGCAGAGGAGGAGATCGATCTGACTCAGGACGGCGTCGACGCGCTGGCCTACGCCGCCGACGGCGACATGCGCAAGGCGATCAACGCCCTGCAGGCCGCCGCGGTGATGGGCGAGACCGTCGACGAGGAGACGGTGTTTAAGATCACCTCGACGGCCCGCCCGGAGGAAGTCGAGACGATGATCCAGACCGCTATCGACGGCGACTTCGTCGCAGCGCGCTCGAAGCTCCGCGAGTTGCTCGTCGACAAGGGGATCGCCGGCGGCGACGTGATCGACCAACTCCACCGGTCGGTGTGGGATCTCGACATCGACGACGACGCCGCGGTGCGCCTGATGGACCGCGTCGGCGAGGCCGACTACCGCATCACCGAGGGCGCCAACGAGCGCGTCCAGCTAGAGGCGATGCTGGCGTCGCTCGCGCTCGAAGCGGGCGATCAGTAG
- a CDS encoding AbrB/MazE/SpoVT family DNA-binding domain-containing protein gives MSYEATVTSKGQITIPKEVRERMGLHRGEKVLFRFDEDGSVRIVGVPSDPMDRLDEAQQRAAPYDLDAQELIEREREQWSRLR, from the coding sequence ATGTCTTACGAGGCGACCGTCACGAGCAAGGGCCAGATCACGATCCCGAAGGAGGTTCGTGAACGGATGGGACTCCATCGCGGCGAGAAAGTCCTGTTCCGGTTCGACGAGGACGGCAGCGTGCGGATCGTCGGCGTTCCGAGCGATCCGATGGACCGTCTGGACGAGGCCCAACAGCGCGCGGCACCGTACGACCTCGACGCCCAAGAGCTGATCGAGCGCGAGCGCGAGCAGTGGAGCCGGTTACGGTGA
- a CDS encoding PF20097 family protein → MATEPRCPDCGVGMESGRLGSAERFVLDEQRDGLLGKVGAKEQLDVDAVVCPECGLVRVYADVDE, encoded by the coding sequence ATGGCGACCGAGCCGCGCTGTCCCGACTGCGGCGTCGGCATGGAGTCGGGACGGCTCGGAAGCGCCGAGCGGTTCGTGCTCGATGAGCAACGGGACGGACTGCTTGGGAAGGTCGGCGCCAAGGAGCAACTCGATGTCGACGCCGTCGTCTGCCCGGAGTGTGGGTTGGTTCGGGTCTACGCCGATGTCGACGAGTGA
- a CDS encoding heme NO-binding domain-containing protein, which produces MHGIVHKTLKEYVEGIDAAEWDDVADRAGLDPKLYLPVSRYPDEEVDAVFAALAASTDENEAAHQTAFGRTLAPELLNTFKAHVRDDWGTQELLLALEVVYERVAAQDEESTLPDVATEADGGDIVVTYRSERELCAVAEGIVLGVAEKYDDEVTINERTCTKDGDDHCTLRVEFA; this is translated from the coding sequence ATGCACGGAATCGTTCACAAGACGCTCAAGGAGTACGTCGAGGGGATCGACGCCGCCGAGTGGGACGACGTTGCCGATCGAGCTGGGCTAGATCCGAAACTGTACCTGCCAGTGAGTCGGTATCCCGACGAGGAAGTCGATGCCGTCTTTGCTGCGCTGGCGGCGTCGACCGACGAGAACGAGGCTGCCCATCAGACGGCGTTCGGACGGACCCTCGCACCGGAACTGCTGAATACGTTCAAAGCACACGTCCGGGACGACTGGGGCACCCAAGAGTTGCTGTTGGCACTCGAGGTGGTCTACGAGCGGGTTGCGGCCCAAGACGAGGAGTCGACGCTCCCCGACGTGGCGACCGAAGCCGACGGCGGCGACATCGTCGTGACCTACCGGTCCGAGCGTGAACTCTGTGCGGTGGCCGAAGGGATCGTCCTCGGCGTAGCCGAGAAGTACGACGACGAGGTGACGATCAACGAGCGCACCTGCACGAAAGACGGCGACGATCACTGTACGCTTCGCGTCGAGTTCGCCTGA
- the rio1 gene encoding serine/threonine-protein kinase Rio1, translated as MNGEYGLLDTDEAEAPGDEFEEIDVSDTEADRIARERDREFDQWRKRIKNSERFKVQESAFDDATFAALYKLVQDGYVDALGGPVSTGKEANVYEALGGERSLKELADGAEQVAIKVYRTRATNFRDMREYLVGDPRFEELGDKKEIVLAWTRKELSNLERARKAGVRVPTPIAAQRNVLVMEFVATEGQRARRLDEVSIENPETAYGVVREYVRRLYAAGLVHGDLSEYNVLFYEGQLVIIDIGQAVTIHHPNAEEFLERDCENVASFFRRQGVDADGAELYEWVHENADPNK; from the coding sequence ATGAACGGCGAGTACGGCCTCCTCGACACCGACGAAGCCGAGGCGCCCGGCGACGAGTTCGAGGAGATCGACGTCAGCGACACGGAGGCCGACCGGATCGCGCGCGAACGCGACCGCGAGTTCGACCAGTGGCGAAAGCGCATCAAAAACTCAGAGCGGTTCAAAGTCCAAGAGTCGGCGTTCGACGACGCCACGTTCGCCGCGCTGTACAAACTCGTACAGGACGGCTACGTCGACGCGCTGGGCGGCCCCGTGTCGACTGGCAAGGAGGCAAACGTCTACGAGGCGCTGGGCGGCGAACGCTCCTTGAAAGAACTCGCCGACGGCGCCGAACAGGTCGCCATCAAGGTGTACCGAACGCGGGCGACCAACTTCCGGGACATGCGCGAGTATCTCGTCGGCGACCCCCGCTTCGAGGAGCTTGGCGACAAAAAAGAGATCGTGCTGGCGTGGACCCGCAAGGAGCTATCGAACCTCGAACGCGCGCGCAAAGCCGGCGTCCGCGTTCCGACCCCGATCGCCGCCCAGCGCAACGTGCTGGTGATGGAGTTCGTCGCCACCGAGGGCCAGCGCGCGCGCCGCCTCGACGAGGTATCCATCGAAAATCCCGAGACGGCCTACGGCGTCGTCCGGGAGTACGTCCGCCGGCTGTACGCCGCCGGACTCGTACACGGCGACCTGAGCGAGTACAACGTGTTGTTCTACGAGGGTCAGCTGGTGATCATCGACATCGGACAGGCGGTCACGATCCACCACCCCAACGCCGAGGAGTTCCTCGAACGGGACTGCGAGAACGTCGCTTCCTTTTTCCGCCGACAGGGCGTCGACGCCGACGGCGCCGAGTTGTACGAGTGGGTCCACGAGAACGCCGACCCGAACAAGTAG
- a CDS encoding glucodextranase DOMON-like domain-containing protein, which produces MSNNDNLTPEMDRRSVLGGIAGLGALSLSSGYGSAETQPALQQQTSASGANSHHPGHPRFVAVGEQLSNPIHVGNGFYDARDNLAPRVPDFQADPENYSADDFTWSIAEQPDGSNAELKFEQTHDSEKPRWSNGKENAAEFTADTAGTYVLELEAPDGTHQQTIHAFPAAPGDAGGPPRISLDASFDGGAGEFVIESNANLAPNSNASRDDLVVEFLADDRDALATEDITVEGTTARVPQSAIDGEAARVHAAPFDGEVHGITDSVVLDADGETHHPNRPPEWMKDGVMYEIFTRSFAGERGATDMQYLADNVDYLEELGIDAVWLTPVVPSESSRKEMAGGGPHGYDANDYMAIAPDLGTMEDYQAFVDACHERDIHVVFDLVINHGGRNHEFFTSTHTGTTGEAAPEGWEYPPLKSWKKDSKRFDWFDRMDAPITGPSGDVVDPQPANTGFWGLRVMPNWNFDNIALREHMLAVADFWSGQIGVDGFRCDIAWGVPHSMWKEVREVVRENNSEFMMLNETIPNDPQFSENEFDMHFDTADFMNTARGVGRDNAPAVELMNAVQKRKTEGFPEHSLVLNTTENHDEERLLNQIMEGGTRDNPKKAQRACWAAGVALPGVPFVYYGQERAISQYGEGRHMGEDDPRDGDVFPGGKKRAFMNWDEYDEDHLQFYKDLISAYHDLDVLKPDADMSAEWFTTAFKAEPNLLVFGRDASHLDDVSGPEKAVVVVNFEEEPAQVNLRPDVSTTDVISGEDLSIPSGAAASVTEVDTIAVYETPTLLPVGETVFETGDQTGDDIGPGQPDTEDGTTPYTYPTGDGYADGTFDIDTFRVHETDDHYQFIYGVDTEVTNPDDLEHGFSNQHLQVYVRDSSGDGGSTAARTGVNAEFSEPYHYRVVTDGENGARLEDADGNEVATGNVKINNAVYEIITEIPKRQLDVSPETMQLAPLMLGYDGSADGNVMPVESEAAANAFGGAENDSAPNIIDMVTSDNTTQPKALSYSEGELAQLSYVLVTTEFKEVASFSDPVGDGMASGQYTLPTADAYYENAWDIESFSVEASRSRVRFNYTMAEEIQNPWSFGPGFSHQMFQIYVAAPNAGGPSGTEGRGGTNLGFAQPYHYRVVVHGEGTMAVENAAGEAISTDVNTQTDGKTVSIDVPRGALSWSHEETGMAIQPVTVPYDGYGTKGVRGIAESNGQHAIGGGTGTNDPAAMDILTPEGTDQASVLSNYSADSTVSLPFVTVGNYSGGSGSGGNNDDGNSDDGSGSSSDSGGNSSSSDDGSSDGLPGFGVAAGAAGVAGAAEAARRMSDTEDDDEE; this is translated from the coding sequence ATGAGCAACAACGACAATCTCACCCCCGAAATGGATCGACGAAGCGTGCTCGGCGGCATCGCCGGGCTCGGCGCACTCTCGCTGTCATCCGGTTATGGTAGCGCGGAGACGCAGCCGGCGCTTCAGCAGCAAACATCCGCGAGCGGAGCGAATTCCCACCACCCCGGCCACCCCCGGTTCGTGGCTGTCGGCGAGCAGTTGAGCAACCCGATCCACGTCGGGAACGGCTTCTACGACGCGCGCGACAACCTCGCACCTCGCGTCCCGGACTTCCAGGCCGATCCCGAGAACTACTCGGCCGACGACTTCACGTGGTCGATCGCCGAGCAGCCCGATGGCTCGAACGCCGAGCTGAAGTTCGAACAGACACACGACTCCGAAAAGCCTCGATGGTCGAACGGCAAGGAGAACGCCGCCGAGTTCACCGCCGACACCGCTGGTACGTACGTTCTAGAGCTGGAGGCGCCCGACGGAACCCACCAGCAGACGATCCACGCGTTCCCGGCGGCTCCCGGTGACGCCGGCGGCCCGCCGCGCATCTCGCTCGATGCATCGTTCGACGGCGGCGCCGGCGAGTTCGTCATCGAGTCCAATGCCAATCTCGCGCCCAACAGCAACGCGTCGCGCGACGACCTCGTCGTCGAGTTCCTCGCCGACGACCGCGACGCGCTGGCGACTGAGGACATCACGGTCGAGGGGACCACGGCGCGCGTCCCCCAGAGCGCGATCGACGGCGAAGCGGCACGCGTACACGCCGCGCCGTTCGACGGCGAGGTTCACGGCATCACCGACAGCGTCGTGCTCGATGCCGACGGCGAGACCCACCACCCGAACCGACCGCCAGAGTGGATGAAAGACGGCGTGATGTACGAAATCTTCACGCGGTCGTTTGCCGGCGAGCGCGGCGCGACCGACATGCAGTACCTCGCCGACAATGTCGATTATCTAGAAGAACTAGGTATCGACGCGGTCTGGCTGACGCCGGTCGTCCCCTCCGAGAGTTCCCGCAAGGAGATGGCGGGCGGCGGCCCCCACGGCTACGACGCCAACGACTACATGGCCATCGCGCCCGACCTTGGGACGATGGAAGACTATCAGGCGTTCGTCGACGCCTGTCACGAGCGCGACATCCACGTCGTGTTCGACCTCGTGATCAACCACGGCGGTCGCAACCACGAGTTCTTCACGAGCACGCACACCGGCACCACCGGCGAGGCAGCGCCCGAAGGATGGGAGTACCCGCCGCTCAAGAGCTGGAAGAAAGACTCCAAGCGCTTCGACTGGTTCGACCGGATGGACGCCCCGATCACCGGGCCTTCGGGCGACGTTGTCGACCCCCAGCCGGCCAACACCGGCTTCTGGGGACTGCGCGTGATGCCCAACTGGAACTTCGACAACATCGCGTTGCGCGAGCACATGCTCGCCGTCGCCGACTTCTGGTCTGGCCAGATCGGCGTCGACGGCTTCCGCTGCGACATCGCGTGGGGCGTTCCCCACAGCATGTGGAAGGAGGTGCGCGAAGTCGTCCGGGAGAACAACAGCGAGTTCATGATGCTGAACGAGACGATCCCGAACGATCCTCAGTTCAGCGAGAACGAGTTCGACATGCACTTCGACACGGCGGACTTCATGAACACCGCCCGCGGCGTCGGCCGCGACAACGCTCCCGCCGTCGAACTGATGAACGCCGTCCAGAAGCGGAAGACGGAGGGATTCCCGGAGCACAGCTTGGTCCTCAACACGACCGAGAACCACGACGAGGAACGCCTTCTCAACCAGATCATGGAGGGCGGCACCCGCGACAACCCCAAGAAGGCCCAGCGCGCCTGCTGGGCGGCCGGCGTCGCGCTGCCCGGCGTCCCCTTCGTCTACTACGGTCAGGAACGCGCTATCAGCCAGTACGGCGAGGGCCGCCACATGGGCGAGGACGACCCGCGGGACGGGGACGTCTTCCCCGGCGGCAAAAAGCGGGCGTTCATGAACTGGGACGAGTACGACGAGGACCACCTCCAGTTCTACAAGGACCTGATCAGCGCGTACCACGATCTGGACGTGCTCAAACCGGACGCAGATATGTCCGCCGAGTGGTTCACGACTGCGTTCAAGGCCGAACCCAACCTTCTCGTGTTCGGACGCGACGCGAGCCACCTCGACGATGTCAGCGGCCCCGAGAAGGCCGTCGTCGTCGTCAACTTCGAGGAGGAGCCGGCACAGGTCAACCTCCGACCGGACGTGAGCACGACCGACGTGATCAGCGGCGAGGATCTCTCGATCCCGAGCGGCGCGGCAGCGAGCGTCACCGAGGTCGACACGATCGCCGTCTACGAGACGCCGACGCTGCTGCCGGTCGGCGAGACCGTCTTCGAGACGGGCGACCAGACCGGCGACGACATCGGTCCGGGCCAGCCCGACACCGAGGACGGCACGACGCCGTACACCTACCCCACCGGCGACGGCTACGCCGACGGGACGTTCGACATCGACACGTTCCGCGTCCACGAGACCGACGACCACTACCAGTTCATCTACGGCGTCGACACGGAGGTCACCAACCCCGACGATCTGGAGCACGGGTTCTCCAACCAGCACCTCCAAGTCTACGTGCGCGACAGTAGCGGCGACGGCGGGTCGACGGCGGCCCGGACGGGCGTCAACGCCGAATTCTCCGAGCCGTACCACTACCGCGTGGTCACCGACGGCGAGAACGGCGCGCGCCTCGAAGACGCCGACGGCAACGAGGTCGCCACCGGCAACGTCAAGATCAACAACGCGGTGTACGAGATTATCACCGAGATCCCCAAGCGCCAGCTCGACGTCTCGCCCGAGACGATGCAGCTCGCGCCCCTGATGCTCGGCTACGACGGCTCGGCCGACGGCAACGTCATGCCCGTCGAGTCGGAGGCCGCCGCGAACGCCTTCGGCGGCGCCGAGAACGACAGCGCGCCGAACATCATCGACATGGTGACCAGCGACAACACGACCCAGCCCAAGGCGCTGTCGTACTCCGAGGGCGAGCTCGCCCAGCTCTCGTACGTGCTGGTCACGACCGAGTTCAAGGAGGTCGCAAGCTTCTCCGACCCGGTCGGCGACGGGATGGCATCGGGCCAGTACACTCTGCCGACCGCCGACGCCTACTACGAGAACGCGTGGGACATCGAGTCCTTCAGCGTCGAGGCCTCTCGTAGCCGCGTCCGGTTCAACTACACGATGGCCGAGGAGATCCAGAACCCGTGGAGCTTCGGCCCCGGCTTCAGCCACCAGATGTTCCAGATCTACGTGGCTGCGCCCAACGCTGGCGGCCCCAGCGGAACCGAAGGCCGCGGCGGGACGAATCTCGGCTTCGCCCAGCCGTACCACTACCGCGTGGTCGTCCACGGCGAGGGCACCATGGCCGTCGAGAACGCAGCCGGCGAGGCTATCTCGACGGACGTGAACACCCAAACCGACGGGAAGACCGTCTCCATCGACGTGCCCCGCGGCGCGCTCAGCTGGTCCCACGAGGAGACCGGCATGGCGATCCAGCCGGTCACCGTCCCCTACGACGGCTACGGCACCAAGGGCGTCCGCGGAATCGCCGAGTCCAACGGTCAGCACGCCATCGGCGGCGGCACGGGTACCAACGACCCGGCCGCGATGGACATCCTGACGCCCGAAGGCACCGATCAGGCGTCCGTGCTGAGCAACTACTCCGCCGACAGCACCGTCTCCCTGCCCTTCGTCACGGTGGGCAACTACAGCGGTGGCAGCGGTAGCGGCGGTAACAACGACGACGGTAACAGCGACGACGGCAGCGGCTCCAGCAGTGACAGCGGCGGTAACAGTTCCAGCAGCGACGACGGCAGCAGCGACGGGCTGCCCGGCTTCGGCGTCGCGGCTGGTGCGGCCGGCGTGGCCGGCGCCGCCGAGGCGGCACGCCGCATGTCCGACACCGAAGACGACGACGAAGAGTAA
- a CDS encoding type II toxin-antitoxin system VapC family toxin has product MEPVTVIYLDSWVWLEYGFRGESWERARDAIEEARSNGGVVSAIALAEVDYILARDVDREAADLVTGAIEGFDAIDVVPVSSEVALYASQLRSKYYQRRERELSYADAIHLATAALLDCTVLYTGDSDFEDVEEVDAVVY; this is encoded by the coding sequence GTGGAGCCGGTTACGGTGATCTATCTGGACTCGTGGGTCTGGTTGGAGTACGGATTCCGCGGTGAGTCGTGGGAACGAGCGCGCGACGCCATCGAGGAGGCCCGATCGAACGGCGGCGTCGTTTCGGCGATCGCACTCGCCGAGGTCGACTACATCCTCGCCCGCGATGTCGACCGAGAGGCGGCGGATCTCGTCACCGGGGCGATCGAGGGCTTCGACGCCATCGATGTCGTCCCCGTCTCGTCGGAAGTCGCGCTGTACGCCTCGCAGCTGCGATCGAAGTACTATCAGCGCCGCGAGCGGGAACTCTCCTACGCGGACGCGATCCATCTGGCGACGGCCGCGCTACTGGACTGTACCGTACTCTACACTGGCGACTCGGACTTTGAGGATGTCGAGGAAGTGGACGCCGTCGTCTACTGA
- a CDS encoding ribose-phosphate diphosphokinase — MILSGRHSQSLAAEVARELDEPLAPVEFDRFPDGEVMAQIGAVEGDRAVVVASTPTGDAHLELLQLQDAAREAGFEEVVTVLPYMGYARQDRAFEDGEPVSARAVARAISTGADRVVTVDPHEGAVCDFFEPSATAVTAADRLAEPLPDDLTDPLFLSPDAGAIELAETVRSAAGEGEVDYFEKTRRSGSEVEITPSDADVEGRDVVVVDDIIATGSTMSEAVGVLDERGADGVYVTCVHPLLASNAVTKLSRAGVDAIYGTDTIERPVSEVSAAPAIARAVEN, encoded by the coding sequence ATGATACTCAGCGGACGCCACTCGCAGTCGCTCGCCGCCGAGGTGGCCCGTGAACTGGACGAACCGCTCGCACCCGTGGAGTTCGACCGGTTTCCGGACGGGGAAGTGATGGCCCAGATCGGGGCGGTCGAGGGGGATCGTGCCGTCGTGGTCGCGTCGACGCCGACCGGCGACGCCCACCTGGAACTGCTCCAGTTGCAAGACGCCGCCCGCGAGGCCGGCTTCGAGGAGGTCGTGACGGTGCTGCCGTACATGGGCTACGCTCGACAGGACCGAGCCTTCGAGGACGGTGAGCCGGTTTCGGCACGGGCCGTCGCACGAGCGATCAGTACCGGCGCCGATCGGGTCGTCACCGTCGATCCCCACGAGGGGGCGGTCTGTGACTTTTTCGAGCCCTCGGCGACCGCCGTCACCGCGGCCGACCGGCTTGCTGAACCGCTTCCGGATGACTTGACCGATCCGCTCTTTCTCTCGCCCGACGCGGGCGCGATCGAACTGGCCGAAACCGTCCGCTCGGCCGCGGGCGAGGGCGAGGTCGACTACTTCGAGAAGACGCGCCGCTCGGGCAGCGAGGTCGAAATCACACCGAGCGACGCCGATGTAGAGGGGCGAGACGTGGTCGTCGTCGACGACATCATCGCCACAGGATCGACGATGAGCGAGGCCGTCGGCGTGCTCGACGAACGGGGTGCCGACGGCGTCTACGTCACCTGCGTCCATCCGCTGCTGGCCAGCAACGCGGTCACGAAGCTCTCGCGGGCTGGCGTGGACGCGATCTACGGCACCGACACAATCGAACGACCGGTCAGCGAGGTCAGCGCTGCGCCGGCGATTGCGCGAGCCGTGGAGAACTGA